ACGCGGCCACCTACAAGGAGCAGATCTTCAAGATCCTGGATCCCGCGACCACGGTGGTGGACTTCAACAGCCGGTGGATGGAGCGGCTCGGCGCCGCCGGGCTGTTGGATCTGAGCGGGAAATACACCGTGGCCCGGATGCTGGAGCGGGACGACTTCAAGAAGCGGTACCACGCGCGGGAACCCATCGGCATCCACGAGTTCATGTATCCCCTCATCCAGGGATACGACTCGGTGGTGCTCGAGGCCGACGTCGAGCTGGGCGGGACGGACCAGAAGTTCAACCTGCTGGTGGGGCGCGAGCTTCAGCGGGAGACGGGCATGGAGCCCCAGGTGGTCTGCATGATGCCGCTGCTGGAGGGTACCGACGGCGTTCACAAGATGAGCAAGAGCCTCGACAACCACATCGGCATCGCCGCGCCCCCCGAAGAGATGTATGGCAGGACGATGTCGATCTCGGATGATCTGATGTGGCGCTACGCCGAGCTTCTCAGCGACCGTCCCATGGAGGAGATCCACGGGGAGAAGACCGCGGTGGCGGCGGGCTCCGTCCATCCCATGAACGTCAAGAAAGCCCTGGCCGCGGAGATCGTGGCGCGGTTTCACGGGCACGAGGCCGCCAAGTCGGCCCAGGAGTATTTCGAGACGCGGCATCAGCGCCGGAACATCCCACGAGATATCCGCAAGAGCTTCTCGCCGCCCGACCGGATCTGGGTCTGCCAGTTGTT
This sequence is a window from Deltaproteobacteria bacterium. Protein-coding genes within it:
- the tyrS gene encoding tyrosine--tRNA ligase; amino-acid sequence: MSPEEQLEHLKRGAVEIISEEELLRKLRKGTPLRVKTGFDPTAPDLHLGHTVLIQKMKQFQDLGHQVIFLIGDFTGMIGDPSGKSEMRRQLGREEVLENAATYKEQIFKILDPATTVVDFNSRWMERLGAAGLLDLSGKYTVARMLERDDFKKRYHAREPIGIHEFMYPLIQGYDSVVLEADVELGGTDQKFNLLVGRELQRETGMEPQVVCMMPLLEGTDGVHKMSKSLDNHIGIAAPPEEMYGRTMSISDDLMWRYAELLSDRPMEEIHGEKTAVAAGSVHPMNVKKALAAEIVARFHGHEAAKSAQEYFETRHQRRNIPRDIRKSFSPPDRIWVCQLLLDLDFARSRSDARRLVAQRAVRVDGAVVDDPNFEFHRDVHRVVEVGKNRIAQVK